One genomic window of Solanum stenotomum isolate F172 chromosome 9, ASM1918654v1, whole genome shotgun sequence includes the following:
- the LOC125875897 gene encoding uncharacterized protein LOC125875897, whose protein sequence is MEIQKLLLKFKFHILIASTFSIFIFALIYLAPRFLDVVKYFWPLLLSTALFLVAVVLFGWISPPVSEVSGEKTGEGILEFVAGQPEQLQTHLHDLHEHEGDGEDEEGESSKVE, encoded by the coding sequence ATGGAAATCCAAAAATTGcttctcaaattcaaattccaCATCTTAATTGCATCTACTTTTTCGATTTTCATCTTCGCTCTCATTTACCTCGCACCTCGATTTCTCGATGTTGTTAAGTATTTTTGGCCTCTGTTACTCTCTACTGCTCTCTTCCTAGTCGCTGTCGTTCTCTTTGGATGGATTTCTCCGCCGGTATCTGAGGTTTCCGGTGAGAAAACCGGTGAAGGTATTTTGGAATTCGTAGCGGGTCAACCCGAACAATTACAAACGCATCTACATGATTTACATGAACATGAAGGAGacggagaagatgaagaaggtGAAAGTAGCAAAGTAGAGTGA
- the LOC125875893 gene encoding two-pore potassium channel 1-like yields MTNRGTTQPLLDQLHQTHHTVGLGRKRFRRSKSTPVGEIAPVEINEIKNNQSLLRSKLILDKLHPSIRKVIVYLIIYLGIGTICFYFVRSKIKGKKIDGVLDSLYFCVVTMTTVGYGDLVPNSATTKLLACVFVFSGMALVGLVLSKAADYLVEKQETLLIKALHMGCRVGPSEILEEIETNKVRYKCFMVAAFLIMLIIIGTVVLTRVEKFDTVDAFYCVCATITTLGYGDKSFSTKAGRIFSIFWILTSTLCLGRFFLYVAEWNTEKRQKEIVKWVLSRRTTNVDLEEADLDDDGVVGAAEFVIYKLKEMGKINQHDVAAVLKEFESLDVDQSGTLSTADLTLAQSS; encoded by the exons ATGACTAATAGGGGAACAACCCAGCCCTTGTTGGATCAACTGCATCAAACCCATCATACGGTTGGTCTTGGGAGAAAAAGATTTCGCCGATCTAAAAGTACTCCTGTGGGCGAAATTGCTCCGGTGGAAATTAATGAAATAAAGAACAACCAATCACTTCTACGTTCTAAATTGATTTTGGACAAACTCCACCCTAGTATTAGGAAAgttattgtttacttgattatATACTTGGGTATTGGTACCATTTGCTTTTATTTTGTTAGAAGCAAGATCAAGGGAAAGAAAATAGATGGCGTACTTGATTCCCTTTACTTTTGTGTTGTGACAATGACCACGGTTGGATATGGTGATTTGGTTCCTAACAGTGCAACTACTAAACTGCTTGCCTGTGTCTTTGTGTTCTCTGGGATGGCACTTGTTGGACTGGTTCTAAGCAAAGCAGCAGACTACTTAGTGGAGAAGCAAGAAACACTATTAATTAAAGCACTGCATATGGGTTGTAGAGTTGGTCCGAGTGAAATTTTAGAGGAGATTGAAACAAACAAAGTAAGGTACAAGTGTTTCATGGTAGCGGCCTTCCTTATAATGCTCATAATCATTGGGACAGTCGTCTTGACTAGAGTTGAAAAGTTTGATACTGTAGACGCCTTTTATTGTGTCTGTGCTACCATCACAACATTAGGATATGGAGACAAAAGCTTTTCAACCAAAGCAGGGCgcattttttctatattttggaTTTTGACAAGCACTCTTTGTTTGGGTCGATTCTTCCTTTATGTTGCTGAATGGAACACGGAAAAGAGACAGAAGGAGATTGTGAAATGGGTTCTTTCAAGAAGGACGACAAATGTGGATTTGGAGGAAGCTGATCTTGATGATGATGGGGTTGTAGG GGCTGCTGAATTTGTTATCTATAAACTTAAGGAGATGGGGAAGATCAACCAACACGACGTCGCAGCTGTATTGAAGGAATTTGAAAGTCTTGACGTTGATCAGTCTGGAACTTTGTCAACCGCAGATCTGACACTCGCCCAATCATCTTGA